From a single Arachnia propionica genomic region:
- a CDS encoding EsaB/YukD family protein codes for MTADPFLRISVLGSTHNADLVVPSDQPATTLLPQFLGLLGEPHGPQGTYTLTTALGEPIDLHRPMGEVGLVDGAVLRLSQETETPPVPVVSDLVDATAEHEASGLWANASRGWVLSVCSALMTVVALVFLLLLRGPDALDVGIGATGLYVVSMLCRILRKDLAWAYFIAGGVVGIWWAWLQLMTGTSPLTVLLILLVAQLISLLVHTRQRFAYAIGLAVLAVSTGAWWLIHFLVVDPVRAGAITATLALLLLGLAPRLALSIAGVFKADDAVGHGASMALSEVVSRLNRAHQVLSVAVVLLAGLWTLGILPVAGTAIGNVWALAMTASLVVAWTLRGRHFPLTTERTAIYVAALIATSAVAWSQRTTPWAPIAAAALALFLAVMLFVRTSDLAAAQLRRIATWVETAAVILTVPVLVGMFDLYTQLLGSFQ; via the coding sequence ATGACCGCCGACCCGTTCCTCCGGATCAGCGTTCTGGGCAGCACCCACAACGCCGACCTCGTCGTTCCCTCCGACCAGCCCGCCACGACCCTGCTTCCCCAGTTCCTCGGCTTGCTCGGCGAACCCCACGGTCCTCAGGGCACCTATACGCTCACCACCGCGCTGGGTGAACCCATTGATCTGCACCGCCCGATGGGCGAGGTCGGGCTCGTCGATGGCGCCGTGCTCCGATTGTCGCAGGAAACGGAGACGCCCCCGGTACCTGTCGTCTCGGATCTCGTCGACGCGACCGCCGAGCACGAGGCTTCGGGTCTGTGGGCCAATGCCTCCCGCGGTTGGGTGTTGAGCGTCTGCTCAGCCTTGATGACGGTCGTGGCGCTCGTCTTTCTCCTGCTACTGCGGGGACCCGACGCCCTGGACGTCGGTATCGGGGCGACTGGCCTCTACGTGGTGAGCATGCTGTGCAGGATCCTGCGCAAGGACCTGGCCTGGGCGTACTTCATCGCAGGCGGTGTGGTCGGGATCTGGTGGGCATGGCTCCAGCTCATGACAGGAACCTCGCCGTTGACGGTCCTGCTGATCCTGCTGGTCGCCCAGCTCATCTCCCTGTTGGTCCATACCCGGCAGCGCTTCGCCTACGCGATCGGCTTGGCCGTGCTCGCGGTCAGTACCGGAGCATGGTGGTTGATCCATTTTCTGGTCGTCGATCCGGTCAGGGCGGGCGCTATCACAGCGACGCTCGCTCTCCTGCTGCTCGGCCTTGCCCCGCGGCTCGCGCTCAGCATCGCGGGGGTGTTCAAGGCCGACGACGCCGTCGGACACGGCGCCAGCATGGCGTTGAGCGAGGTCGTAAGCCGCTTGAACCGTGCCCACCAGGTGCTGTCAGTGGCCGTGGTGCTGCTCGCGGGGTTGTGGACGCTGGGGATTCTCCCGGTGGCCGGAACCGCCATCGGCAACGTGTGGGCCCTCGCGATGACCGCGTCGCTGGTCGTGGCGTGGACGCTGCGAGGACGCCACTTCCCCCTGACCACGGAGCGGACAGCGATCTACGTGGCCGCACTCATCGCGACCAGCGCCGTCGCATGGTCTCAGCGGACAACGCCCTGGGCTCCCATTGCGGCAGCGGCGTTGGCGTTGTTTCTCGCCGTCATGTTGTTCGTGCGCACCTCGGATCTCGCTGCCGCCCAGCTGCGAAGGATCGCGACCTGGGTCGAAACCGCGGCGGTGATCCTCACCGTCCCAGTTCTGGTCGGCATGTTCGACCTGTACACCCAACTTTTGGGGAGTTTCCAGTGA
- the eccCa gene encoding type VII secretion protein EccCa → MSIRIVHRPARTTPALQTLPEVSLESPPTLPDGSDGAGSAALRILPLLGAGAAMTVMMLFRRSNFAVIGALMMIVTVIASAVMMFSQRGRAGKERRESRDIYIEYLEKERDKLRADENKRLINAHRIHPVPGELLSIVRSPDRLWERRRGDGDFLKLRLGIGTVHSREVKVRSPQGSVTRSDPFMDNEVELVKSRFSTTPSMPMLVDLDSIGAVSVVGNRDFVSRVARLLTMQAATFHSPEDLQLALVVDDERREEWDWFSWLPQLAAQNVQGPFGPGRVIVPSVARLRSVLGPELDSRSPSAAEARRAMLTGKEIQHGRILVLVDQYGQAATTFTPTDTQIKLSQVNTTVIYLLDDRRAEPDAITTRISEGKKPGSFVVESYPKADAAPKVVTGTLDDLTQDSTTALAHLLSPLRLSPDSHEHDAARSAMTFAELLGVPDYNNVDFSRAWAPRGDTGFLRVAIGTDDSGEPVTLDLKEAAQYGMGPHGLCVGATGSGKSEMLRTLVLGLLLSHDPEDLAMVLVDYKGGATFAPFDGAPQVSGIITNLSDDASLIERVYASLSGEVQRRQQVLRDAGNIADITTYRALRAERPELGLAPFPHLLVIIDEFGELLTARPDFIELFLSIGRIGRSIGVHLMLSSQRIESGKLRGLDTYLSYRIGLRTLSESESRTILETTDAFHLPPIPGYGYLKVDTTTYTRFRSGFVSGPLPEDPDLEQKVEAPPIVFPVPSYLVTRAEAGDSMPAATRVSTKTTGPTVLSTVMDQLRQQKRATQPIWLPPLPAATTLDTVAGEPRPTDSGLRIHSSAPLRFPIGIIDDPARQWQDTWELDLLASGGHTQITGGPGSGKTTLLRTITASLALTHSPSLVSVYVLDLLGSSLLNLRDLANVGAVAVRADREVVRRTLEELRGLLNQRELIFQQLRIDSLATLRNITDDPSLNLAEVVLLIDGYGQLSEEFEELNDIVFDLLRRGAAHGIHVIATTTRWNEIRLAQQSFFGTRIEFRLTDPTESVHGRRLAETLPTDRPGRALVTDGLFTHVALPRIDGIDSAEDVSDGLRHLSEAVAAGTTERAVPVRLLPANLSPDGVELPEGKALVALGLDETDLSTTVLDMNGPDRHLIIFGDSGTGRTTMLRRVIAELVRTHSSEELVFAVFDPRRSLTGVVPEGYLGGTATSAVLAQKLVAAIVPELEARVPRSVDASAEVAPPVPHIVVIIDDYDALGSGAGPFKALLPFVPMGNEVGLSVVLTRRMTGAGRAMYDPLINTMRDSGAAGFMFSGDRSEGMLLGNQRPRALPIGRAMLLHSGQPVRTVQIVNQPDQAAAFTGEDG, encoded by the coding sequence ATGAGCATCCGGATCGTCCACCGACCCGCCAGAACCACTCCTGCCCTGCAGACGCTGCCGGAGGTGTCGCTGGAATCCCCACCCACCCTCCCGGACGGGAGCGACGGGGCAGGTTCCGCGGCCCTGCGCATCCTGCCCCTACTAGGCGCCGGCGCCGCGATGACCGTCATGATGTTGTTCCGGCGTTCCAATTTCGCGGTCATCGGTGCGCTCATGATGATCGTCACCGTCATCGCCTCGGCCGTCATGATGTTCAGCCAACGAGGCAGGGCGGGCAAGGAACGTCGCGAGAGTCGCGACATCTACATCGAGTATCTGGAGAAGGAACGCGACAAATTGCGAGCCGACGAAAACAAGCGGCTCATCAACGCCCATCGCATCCATCCAGTTCCCGGAGAACTGCTCAGTATCGTCAGGTCACCCGACCGATTGTGGGAACGGCGTCGCGGCGACGGAGACTTCCTGAAGCTCAGGCTCGGAATCGGCACGGTCCACTCCCGGGAAGTCAAGGTGCGCTCCCCCCAGGGTTCAGTCACCCGCAGCGACCCCTTCATGGACAATGAGGTGGAACTGGTCAAGTCGCGTTTCAGCACCACCCCGAGCATGCCCATGCTGGTCGATCTCGATTCCATCGGCGCGGTCAGCGTCGTCGGAAACCGGGATTTCGTCTCGCGGGTTGCACGACTGCTCACCATGCAGGCAGCAACCTTTCACTCCCCCGAGGATCTTCAGCTGGCGCTCGTCGTCGATGACGAAAGACGTGAGGAATGGGACTGGTTCTCCTGGTTGCCACAGCTCGCCGCGCAGAACGTCCAAGGCCCGTTCGGCCCTGGCAGGGTGATCGTGCCGAGTGTCGCACGGCTGCGCAGCGTGCTGGGTCCCGAGCTCGACTCCCGCTCCCCCAGTGCGGCGGAGGCCCGCCGCGCCATGCTCACCGGCAAGGAGATACAGCACGGGCGCATCCTGGTCCTCGTGGATCAATACGGCCAAGCGGCCACGACCTTCACACCAACGGATACGCAAATCAAGCTGAGCCAGGTCAACACAACGGTCATCTACCTCCTGGACGACCGCAGGGCCGAACCTGACGCGATCACCACGCGGATCAGCGAGGGGAAGAAACCGGGAAGCTTCGTTGTCGAGAGCTACCCGAAAGCCGACGCAGCCCCCAAGGTCGTCACCGGGACGCTCGACGACCTGACCCAGGACTCGACAACCGCGCTGGCCCATCTGCTCAGTCCGCTGCGATTGTCGCCCGACTCCCACGAACACGACGCCGCTCGCAGCGCCATGACTTTCGCCGAGCTGCTAGGGGTCCCCGACTACAACAACGTTGACTTCTCACGCGCCTGGGCTCCACGAGGAGACACAGGGTTCCTGCGGGTCGCCATCGGGACCGATGACTCCGGTGAACCCGTGACCCTCGACCTCAAGGAGGCCGCCCAGTACGGCATGGGACCGCATGGCCTGTGCGTCGGCGCAACCGGATCCGGCAAGAGCGAGATGCTGCGCACCCTGGTGCTAGGTTTGCTGCTCAGCCACGACCCAGAGGACCTGGCGATGGTGCTCGTCGACTACAAGGGCGGCGCCACCTTCGCTCCCTTCGACGGCGCACCCCAGGTCTCAGGCATCATCACGAACCTGTCCGACGACGCCAGCCTCATCGAGCGCGTCTACGCCAGCCTGTCCGGTGAGGTGCAGCGACGTCAGCAGGTGTTGCGTGACGCCGGAAACATCGCCGACATCACCACCTACCGGGCGCTGCGCGCCGAACGACCCGAGCTGGGCCTGGCCCCGTTCCCGCACCTGCTGGTCATCATCGACGAGTTCGGTGAGCTGCTAACCGCCCGCCCCGACTTCATCGAGTTGTTCCTGTCCATCGGGCGCATCGGACGTTCCATCGGGGTGCACCTGATGTTGTCCAGCCAGCGGATCGAGAGCGGCAAGCTGCGCGGCCTCGATACCTACCTGTCCTACCGGATCGGCCTGCGAACCCTGTCAGAGAGCGAGTCCCGCACCATCCTGGAGACCACCGACGCCTTCCACCTGCCCCCGATTCCCGGGTACGGCTACCTGAAGGTCGACACCACCACCTACACCCGGTTCCGTTCCGGTTTCGTCTCCGGTCCGTTGCCGGAGGACCCGGACCTCGAACAAAAGGTGGAAGCCCCACCCATCGTGTTCCCGGTTCCCAGCTATCTCGTCACCCGCGCCGAGGCGGGCGACAGCATGCCTGCGGCAACACGCGTGAGCACAAAGACGACAGGCCCGACGGTTCTCAGCACCGTCATGGACCAGCTCCGGCAACAGAAGCGTGCCACCCAGCCGATCTGGCTGCCTCCGCTGCCAGCAGCGACCACGTTGGACACCGTCGCCGGCGAACCCCGTCCCACCGATTCCGGGTTGCGGATCCATTCCAGCGCGCCGTTGCGTTTCCCCATCGGAATCATCGACGACCCGGCCCGGCAGTGGCAGGACACATGGGAGCTGGATCTTCTCGCCTCCGGCGGCCACACCCAGATCACCGGAGGACCGGGCAGCGGAAAGACGACTCTGCTGCGCACCATCACGGCGTCACTGGCCCTGACTCATTCACCGTCGCTGGTCAGCGTCTACGTGCTGGATCTGCTCGGATCGTCCCTGCTGAACCTGCGTGACCTGGCCAACGTGGGCGCGGTGGCCGTCCGTGCCGACCGCGAGGTGGTGCGCCGCACCCTCGAGGAGTTGCGGGGGCTGTTGAACCAGCGTGAGTTGATCTTCCAGCAACTCAGGATCGATTCCCTGGCGACATTGCGCAACATCACCGACGATCCCTCTCTCAATCTCGCAGAGGTCGTGCTACTCATCGACGGCTATGGACAGCTCTCGGAGGAATTCGAGGAGCTGAACGACATCGTGTTCGACCTGTTGCGTCGCGGCGCCGCGCACGGAATCCACGTCATCGCCACCACCACCCGTTGGAACGAGATCCGCCTGGCACAGCAGAGTTTCTTCGGCACCAGAATCGAGTTCAGGCTGACCGATCCGACGGAGTCCGTGCACGGCAGACGCCTGGCCGAGACCCTGCCCACGGACCGTCCCGGTCGGGCCCTGGTCACGGATGGCCTGTTCACGCATGTCGCGCTTCCCAGGATCGATGGGATTGATTCCGCCGAGGACGTCTCCGATGGGTTGCGGCATCTCTCGGAAGCGGTCGCAGCCGGCACGACCGAGCGGGCCGTACCGGTCAGACTGCTCCCGGCAAACCTCTCCCCTGACGGAGTCGAACTTCCCGAAGGCAAGGCGCTGGTGGCTCTGGGGCTGGACGAAACCGACCTCTCGACCACGGTGCTGGACATGAACGGGCCCGACAGACACCTCATCATCTTCGGTGACTCTGGGACCGGGCGCACCACGATGCTGCGGCGGGTGATCGCGGAGCTGGTTCGCACCCACAGCTCCGAGGAGCTGGTTTTCGCGGTCTTCGATCCCCGGCGTTCCCTCACCGGTGTCGTCCCTGAGGGATACCTGGGCGGAACCGCCACCAGCGCCGTCCTGGCGCAAAAACTGGTGGCCGCCATCGTGCCGGAGCTGGAGGCCAGGGTGCCGCGCAGCGTCGACGCCTCCGCCGAGGTGGCTCCTCCGGTTCCACACATCGTTGTCATCATCGACGACTACGACGCCCTGGGGTCGGGAGCCGGCCCCTTCAAGGCGTTGTTGCCATTCGTCCCGATGGGCAACGAGGTCGGGCTGTCGGTCGTGCTGACCCGGCGGATGACCGGCGCGGGACGCGCCATGTACGACCCCCTGATCAACACCATGCGCGACTCCGGAGCCGCCGGGTTTATGTTCTCCGGCGACCGTTCCGAGGGCATGCTGTTGGGCAATCAGCGGCCACGCGCGCTACCAATTGGTCGCGCCATGCTGCTGCACTCCGGACAGCCGGTGCGGACTGTGCAGATCGTGAACCAACCCGACCAGGCGGCTGCATTCACGGGCGAAGACGGATGA